The Teredinibacter sp. KSP-S5-2 genome includes a window with the following:
- the lgt gene encoding prolipoprotein diacylglyceryl transferase, producing MLKYPEIDPVAISIGPFDVLGNTLGPLNVHWYGLMYLFGFAFAWALGLYRARKSYSPVKPAQVEDLIFYGAVGLVVGARVGYVFFYNFGAFLENPAWLFKVWEGGMSFHGGLLGVLIAMGLYCKKINQHFIDVTDFLAPLVPIGLALGRIGNFIGQELWGRETTVPWGMVFPNDPDQLVRHPSQLYQAGLEGLALFVVLFWFSRNPKPRGAVSAMLLVCYGIFRFSVEFVRQPDAHIQFDLFGWMTRGQILCVPMVLVGLYVLYWAYRPKKDVGLQSKNA from the coding sequence ATGTTGAAATATCCTGAAATTGACCCGGTAGCCATTTCCATTGGCCCGTTTGATGTGTTGGGGAACACGTTAGGGCCGCTGAATGTGCATTGGTACGGGTTGATGTATTTATTTGGTTTTGCTTTCGCATGGGCTTTGGGGTTATATCGTGCGCGAAAGAGCTATTCCCCTGTAAAGCCGGCTCAGGTGGAAGACCTTATTTTTTACGGCGCTGTTGGTTTGGTGGTTGGTGCGCGTGTTGGCTATGTATTCTTTTATAACTTTGGCGCTTTTCTTGAAAATCCTGCCTGGCTTTTCAAAGTGTGGGAAGGGGGGATGTCCTTTCATGGTGGATTGCTGGGCGTGCTCATCGCAATGGGGCTCTACTGCAAAAAGATAAATCAGCACTTTATTGATGTAACTGATTTCCTTGCGCCTTTGGTTCCAATAGGTTTGGCGCTAGGTCGGATCGGTAATTTTATAGGTCAGGAGTTGTGGGGTAGAGAAACAACGGTTCCTTGGGGAATGGTTTTTCCAAATGATCCAGACCAGTTGGTTCGCCACCCATCGCAATTGTATCAAGCAGGCTTGGAGGGCTTGGCGCTCTTCGTGGTATTGTTTTGGTTTTCGCGCAATCCCAAACCGCGTGGTGCAGTATCCGCGATGTTGTTAGTCTGCTATGGTATTTTCCGGTTCTCGGTTGAATTTGTCAGACAACCTGATGCACATATTCAATTTGATTTATTTGGCTGGATGACTCGTGGCCAGATTCTCTGTGTGCCTATGGTTTTGGTGGGGCTTTATGTTTTGTATTGGGCATATAGACCTAAAAAAGATGTGGGCTTGCAGTCGAAAAATGCGTAA
- the ptsP gene encoding phosphoenolpyruvate--protein phosphotransferase yields MLHWLRSIVQEVNAAGDLPDALNIIVARVRAAMNTDVCSVYLRDPNGRYVLRATEGLNPGAVGSVSLGKKEGLVGLVASREEPINLDAADSHPKYQYFSQTGEERYSAFLGVPIIHQRQVLGVLVVQQGNKRRYDEGEEAFLVTMSAQLAAVIAHAEATGALQDLGKKEEAKFTGVAGAVGVAIGRCIVASPVADLNSVPYQRCDDIDEEIRFFQAAVKRVREDVRELGQQLENRLSKEERLLFDAYIGMLDDASLGGEVAQKIRKGHAAPYAWSEVILEHVRTFSSMSDTYLSERAADVRDLGSRVLAYLQESAKKDRKQEYPDNTILVGEELTASILAEVPQGKLVGIVSVRGSSNSHIAILARSMGIPTVVGAVDLPFTRLDGRELIVDGYHGAVYSDPSDSLLEYFQTIVEEDKELVAGLESLKDLPCETQDKHRVALWVNTGLMADTMLSLERGAEGVGLYRTEVPFMLRDRFPSEEEQRITYREQLEAFAPYTVTVRTLDIGGDKSLPYFPISEDNPFLGWRGIRVTLDHPEIFLVQARAMLKASEGLDNLRIMLPMITNVAELEIAQMLIHRAYDELVEEGYKVKMPPVGVMIEVPAAVYQARELASRVDFLSVGSNDLTQYLLAVDRNNPRVADLYHSLHPAVLRALRIIVQESHSAGIPVSICGELAGDPAAALLLVAMGYDVLSMSATNLLKVKSVIRSVSMLQAENLLDEVMSLPDVESINMCLEATLKRVGITRLLRPSADNTFGS; encoded by the coding sequence ATGCTGCACTGGCTAAGGAGTATTGTTCAGGAGGTTAACGCTGCGGGTGATTTACCCGATGCGCTGAATATTATTGTTGCCAGAGTTCGGGCGGCAATGAATACGGATGTCTGTTCCGTCTACTTGCGAGACCCCAATGGCCGCTACGTACTGCGCGCAACCGAAGGCCTGAACCCAGGGGCGGTGGGCAGTGTTTCGTTGGGTAAGAAGGAAGGTTTGGTGGGATTAGTGGCTTCTCGCGAGGAGCCAATTAACCTCGATGCTGCTGACTCGCACCCCAAATATCAATATTTCTCCCAGACTGGAGAAGAGCGTTACTCAGCGTTCCTTGGTGTGCCTATTATTCATCAGCGGCAAGTGCTGGGTGTGCTGGTTGTGCAGCAGGGTAACAAGCGTCGCTACGATGAAGGGGAAGAGGCGTTTCTGGTGACCATGTCTGCGCAGCTGGCGGCGGTCATTGCCCATGCTGAAGCTACTGGCGCCTTACAGGATTTAGGTAAGAAGGAAGAGGCCAAATTCACTGGGGTTGCCGGTGCGGTTGGTGTTGCAATTGGCCGTTGTATTGTTGCCTCTCCTGTGGCCGATCTAAATTCTGTGCCTTATCAGCGGTGTGACGACATTGATGAAGAAATTCGTTTCTTTCAGGCGGCTGTTAAGCGTGTTCGCGAGGATGTACGTGAACTGGGGCAGCAGCTGGAAAACCGGTTAAGCAAAGAAGAGCGGCTATTATTTGATGCCTATATAGGCATGTTGGATGATGCTTCTCTGGGTGGGGAAGTCGCTCAGAAAATTCGTAAGGGCCATGCCGCTCCTTATGCTTGGAGTGAGGTGATTCTGGAGCATGTTCGAACATTCTCCAGTATGTCTGATACCTATCTAAGTGAGCGTGCGGCGGATGTGCGTGATTTAGGCAGCCGGGTTCTGGCTTACCTGCAGGAGTCTGCCAAAAAAGATCGAAAACAGGAATATCCTGACAATACCATTCTGGTTGGCGAAGAGCTGACCGCCTCCATTTTGGCTGAGGTTCCTCAGGGTAAGTTGGTGGGGATTGTCTCTGTTCGAGGTTCCAGCAACTCTCATATTGCTATTTTGGCGAGATCAATGGGAATTCCCACGGTGGTGGGGGCGGTGGATTTGCCTTTTACCCGTCTGGATGGTCGGGAGTTGATTGTCGATGGCTATCACGGCGCGGTCTACAGCGACCCTTCCGACAGTCTGCTGGAATACTTCCAAACCATTGTTGAAGAAGATAAAGAGCTGGTTGCAGGCTTAGAAAGCCTGAAAGATCTGCCGTGTGAAACTCAGGATAAGCATCGTGTTGCACTCTGGGTAAATACCGGTTTAATGGCGGATACCATGTTGTCGTTGGAGCGCGGCGCGGAAGGTGTGGGCCTGTATCGAACGGAAGTACCGTTCATGCTGCGCGACCGTTTTCCCAGTGAAGAAGAGCAACGTATTACCTACAGAGAGCAGCTGGAGGCTTTTGCACCCTATACCGTTACAGTGCGTACGCTGGATATAGGGGGGGATAAGTCTTTACCATATTTTCCAATTTCTGAAGATAACCCCTTCCTTGGCTGGAGAGGGATTCGGGTGACGCTGGATCACCCTGAGATATTCCTTGTTCAGGCCAGGGCAATGCTAAAGGCCAGTGAAGGCTTAGATAATCTGCGTATTATGCTACCAATGATCACCAACGTGGCTGAATTGGAGATTGCGCAGATGCTTATCCATCGAGCTTATGATGAGCTTGTGGAAGAGGGCTATAAAGTTAAAATGCCGCCAGTGGGGGTGATGATTGAAGTGCCTGCTGCGGTATATCAGGCCAGAGAGCTGGCTTCTCGTGTTGACTTCCTCTCGGTGGGGAGTAACGACCTCACTCAGTATCTTCTAGCGGTCGATAGAAATAACCCACGCGTAGCAGACCTTTATCATTCTCTGCATCCGGCGGTATTGCGAGCTTTGCGCATCATCGTGCAGGAATCCCACAGTGCGGGTATTCCTGTGAGTATCTGCGGTGAGTTGGCTGGTGATCCAGCTGCGGCACTATTGCTCGTGGCGATGGGGTATGATGTGCTTTCCATGAGCGCAACCAACCTGCTTAAGGTAAAATCCGTCATCCGGTCGGTTTCTATGTTGCAGGCAGAGAATTTATTGGACGAAGTGATGTCTCTACCGGATGTGGAGTCGATAAATATGTGCTTAGAGGCAACCTTGAAGCGGGTAGGTATTACTCGTTTGTTGCGACCAAGTGCAGACAATACATTTGGCAGTTAG
- a CDS encoding RNA pyrophosphohydrolase → MIDDDGFRLNVGIVIANEQGGLLWARRVGGQNAWQFPQGGIKEDESAEEALYRELNEEVGLSREDVEVVAVTKGWLRYRLPKRLVRQKEPLCIGQKQKWFLLKLKSGEQSIRLDASQPAEFDDWAWVNYWYPLSKVVSFKREVYRKALKELVSPYNRVFGGAVTDSIEDSSPGEGSACCTG, encoded by the coding sequence GTGATAGATGATGACGGCTTCCGCTTGAATGTCGGTATTGTAATCGCCAATGAGCAAGGTGGCTTGCTTTGGGCGCGTCGCGTTGGCGGGCAGAACGCCTGGCAGTTCCCCCAGGGTGGTATTAAAGAAGATGAGTCTGCAGAAGAGGCGTTATACCGGGAGTTAAATGAGGAGGTCGGTTTAAGTCGGGAGGATGTGGAAGTGGTTGCGGTTACTAAAGGCTGGCTCCGCTATCGATTGCCTAAGCGACTGGTTCGTCAGAAAGAGCCTCTATGTATAGGCCAAAAGCAGAAGTGGTTTTTGCTAAAGTTAAAGTCAGGTGAACAAAGTATTCGTCTTGATGCCAGCCAGCCAGCGGAATTTGATGACTGGGCTTGGGTAAATTACTGGTATCCATTGTCGAAAGTGGTGTCATTTAAGCGTGAAGTGTATCGAAAAGCGCTGAAAGAGTTGGTATCTCCCTATAATCGAGTATTTGGTGGCGCAGTGACTGATTCAATTGAAGATAGTAGTCCCGGTGAGGGTAGCGCATGCTGCACTGGCTAA
- a CDS encoding HAD family hydrolase, whose product MALAIFDLDNTLIRGDSDHAWGEYLVEQKIVDDTHYAKANDQFYRDYVDGTLDIHEYLEFVATPLTRFSPGELDTMRNEFIATKVDPILLPKARELIEKHRTAGDTLLIITATNQFVTQPIAQKLGIEHLLASQLATDNEGRFTGKVSGTPCFQGGKITRLTEWLEGRPESLEGSYFYSDSMNDLPLLQQVSYPTAVDPDPRLQQHAEEQGWPVISLR is encoded by the coding sequence TTGGCTTTAGCAATTTTTGATTTAGACAACACCTTAATTCGTGGCGATAGCGACCACGCCTGGGGAGAATACCTCGTAGAACAAAAGATAGTAGATGATACTCACTACGCCAAAGCCAATGACCAGTTTTACCGCGACTATGTCGACGGCACTCTCGATATACACGAGTACCTTGAATTTGTTGCCACACCACTCACCCGCTTCTCTCCCGGCGAACTGGATACCATGCGCAACGAATTCATCGCCACCAAGGTTGACCCCATACTGCTGCCAAAGGCACGGGAACTGATCGAAAAACACCGTACAGCCGGCGACACTCTTCTAATTATTACCGCAACCAATCAATTTGTGACTCAGCCCATTGCACAGAAACTCGGGATAGAGCATCTTCTCGCCAGCCAGCTGGCCACTGACAATGAAGGTCGATTTACCGGGAAAGTAAGCGGCACCCCCTGCTTTCAGGGTGGCAAAATTACTCGCCTAACCGAATGGCTAGAAGGACGCCCAGAATCTCTGGAAGGAAGCTACTTCTATAGCGATTCCATGAACGACCTTCCGTTACTGCAACAAGTATCCTATCCAACGGCAGTGGATCCAGACCCTCGCTTACAACAACACGCAGAAGAACAGGGCTGGCCTGTCATCAGCTTAAGGTAA
- a CDS encoding imelysin family protein: protein MYKQLLTGTFILMLGLIASCSRQNEEISVPEIEAPSISEETLTEAGTQLWNQSGLVIEKHIEMVELLDSAIKQFIATPSEETHQTAKKQWRELDQVNSDFYLISQLAENAPPALTSFKSLNYRLFAAPIQPGYLDSFGEYLYSGLVHDIGLPITPETLGNQHGFADEESATLGLYAIEFMLFGDDGQRQYSDYVESLKLTPDEIEKGYKLLAETPNNRRRQLLELQSQLLVMDFNQLAEQWNSQKKDDLNRKYYLLDNTEKQAWVSQTLEKSLTNLILDISEQKQRADQGEENSTWAPRMLNKISSLLPALSFLPKEQKSLVEPSLNKAIESCNQTTEIKWDDLYNSIKGAVDSFHQLDQ, encoded by the coding sequence ATGTATAAACAATTACTCACAGGAACCTTCATTTTAATGCTCGGCCTAATTGCTTCGTGCAGCCGTCAAAATGAGGAAATCAGCGTACCCGAAATAGAGGCACCCAGCATATCCGAGGAAACGCTAACCGAAGCTGGCACTCAACTATGGAACCAGAGCGGCCTCGTTATCGAAAAACATATCGAGATGGTCGAGCTACTCGATAGCGCAATCAAACAGTTTATTGCCACGCCATCAGAAGAAACTCACCAGACCGCCAAAAAACAATGGCGCGAACTCGATCAGGTAAACAGTGATTTTTATCTTATCTCTCAGCTGGCAGAAAATGCTCCGCCGGCATTAACCAGCTTTAAAAGCCTGAACTATCGCTTATTTGCAGCACCGATCCAGCCCGGCTACCTCGATAGTTTTGGCGAGTACCTCTATTCCGGCCTTGTGCACGATATTGGCTTACCAATTACCCCGGAAACCCTAGGCAACCAGCACGGCTTTGCCGATGAGGAATCAGCAACGCTTGGCTTATACGCAATCGAGTTCATGCTGTTTGGTGATGACGGACAACGCCAATACTCAGACTATGTTGAGTCCCTCAAATTAACGCCAGATGAAATAGAAAAGGGCTACAAACTCCTCGCCGAAACCCCCAATAACCGAAGGCGACAACTCCTGGAGTTACAGAGCCAGCTGCTGGTAATGGATTTTAATCAGCTCGCAGAGCAGTGGAATTCCCAGAAAAAAGATGACCTTAACCGGAAATACTATCTTCTCGACAACACGGAAAAACAGGCCTGGGTTAGCCAGACTTTAGAGAAAAGCTTAACCAACCTGATCTTGGATATTTCCGAACAAAAGCAACGTGCCGACCAAGGGGAAGAAAACTCAACCTGGGCACCACGCATGTTGAATAAAATAAGCTCCCTGCTTCCCGCACTCAGCTTTTTACCCAAAGAACAGAAATCGCTCGTCGAGCCTTCTCTAAATAAAGCGATTGAATCCTGCAACCAAACCACAGAAATAAAATGGGATGATCTTTATAACTCAATCAAAGGCGCTGTCGATAGCTTTCACCAACTCGACCAATAA
- a CDS encoding HDOD domain-containing protein: MATDLTSEQIQKIMQGIAIPPQPQVMVDLQMEQLNPDCSISEIARLISQDVGLSGSILKTVNSPFFKHANTITSIVQAVNLLGVNSVVNLVNALSIKGALSDDDIIAMGRFWDSSMDVAMAAAAIAKQIGYPNSDEAYTLGLFRDAGIPLLMARFENYQQVLSEAYSTPGKRVTAIENELINTNHAVVGYYVGKSWNLPAFLCQAIHEHHNVVKTFEKESSDSRKKTLLAILKMAEHVCGTHKILGQQDEDHEWNRIKEVVLVYTGLGDYDFANLAEHVNELGLGSTEYYS; this comes from the coding sequence ATGGCTACTGATCTCACTTCGGAACAAATTCAGAAAATCATGCAAGGCATTGCGATACCACCACAGCCACAAGTCATGGTGGATCTGCAAATGGAACAGCTCAACCCGGATTGCAGCATCAGCGAAATAGCCCGGCTAATCAGTCAGGATGTTGGCCTGTCCGGCAGCATTCTAAAAACCGTCAACTCTCCGTTTTTTAAACACGCCAATACCATCACCTCTATTGTTCAAGCGGTAAATCTCTTAGGCGTAAACAGCGTAGTCAATTTGGTCAACGCCCTATCCATTAAAGGGGCATTATCCGACGATGACATTATTGCAATGGGGCGCTTTTGGGATAGTTCAATGGATGTCGCCATGGCTGCAGCGGCAATTGCCAAACAAATCGGCTACCCCAACTCCGATGAAGCCTACACACTGGGGTTATTCCGCGACGCGGGGATTCCATTGCTCATGGCTCGCTTTGAAAACTACCAACAAGTGCTTTCCGAAGCATACTCCACCCCAGGAAAACGCGTAACAGCCATAGAAAATGAGCTGATAAATACCAATCACGCCGTAGTGGGATATTACGTTGGCAAATCCTGGAACCTGCCCGCTTTTTTATGTCAGGCGATCCACGAACACCATAATGTCGTAAAAACTTTTGAAAAAGAAAGCAGCGACAGCAGAAAAAAAACCTTGCTTGCAATATTAAAAATGGCGGAACACGTTTGCGGCACACATAAAATTCTAGGCCAGCAAGATGAAGACCACGAATGGAATAGAATAAAGGAAGTGGTACTAGTTTATACCGGGCTGGGAGATTATGATTTTGCGAACCTGGCAGAACACGTCAACGAACTGGGTTTAGGCAGCACTGAGTACTACAGCTAA
- a CDS encoding carbonic anhydrase: protein MLSASDALERLKEGNKRFVNEMSNSESLNNMSRRCRLEEKQEPFAIILGCSDSRVPAEIVFDQGLGDLFVIRVAGNIVAPSQVGSVEFAVEQFGTKLVVVLGHSRCGAVKACIDAVHASADMPSKNVGSIVNRIRPIVETLAETELGNDDEKLMAHAVKANIRSSVDHLSHGSKIIEQKVGAGELTIVGAEYSLDSGVVNFF from the coding sequence ATGCTATCGGCAAGTGATGCGTTGGAACGTTTAAAAGAAGGGAATAAGCGTTTTGTTAATGAGATGAGTAACAGTGAGTCGTTGAACAATATGTCTCGTCGTTGTCGTCTTGAGGAGAAGCAGGAACCCTTTGCCATTATTTTGGGGTGTTCGGATTCTCGCGTTCCGGCGGAAATTGTGTTTGATCAGGGGCTGGGTGACTTATTTGTGATTCGTGTAGCGGGCAATATTGTTGCGCCTTCACAGGTGGGGAGTGTTGAGTTTGCAGTAGAGCAGTTTGGTACCAAGTTGGTTGTGGTTTTGGGGCATTCACGTTGTGGTGCGGTAAAAGCCTGTATCGACGCTGTGCATGCTTCTGCCGATATGCCATCAAAAAATGTGGGTTCTATTGTGAATCGTATTCGACCTATTGTGGAAACTTTGGCCGAAACCGAACTTGGTAATGATGACGAAAAATTAATGGCGCATGCGGTTAAGGCAAATATTCGTTCTTCGGTTGACCATTTAAGCCACGGCTCAAAAATAATCGAACAAAAAGTGGGTGCGGGTGAGCTAACTATTGTTGGCGCAGAGTATTCGCTTGATAGCGGTGTGGTAAATTTCTTCTAA
- the gcvH gene encoding glycine cleavage system protein GcvH has product MSEIRAELKYLSSHEWARVEDDGTVTVGITDHAQEELGDVVYVETPEVGSEVNAGAEAGVVESVKAASDIYSPISGEVIAINEALEDAPETVNSSPYDDGWFYKVKPSDVSELDAHMSADEYKAQIEE; this is encoded by the coding sequence ATGAGTGAAATACGCGCAGAGTTGAAGTACTTAAGTAGTCATGAGTGGGCGCGCGTGGAAGATGACGGCACAGTTACTGTTGGCATTACTGACCACGCACAAGAAGAGCTGGGGGATGTGGTTTACGTTGAAACACCTGAGGTCGGCTCTGAGGTTAATGCCGGAGCGGAAGCGGGTGTGGTGGAATCTGTTAAAGCGGCTTCGGATATCTATTCGCCAATATCGGGTGAAGTGATTGCCATTAATGAAGCGTTGGAAGATGCGCCAGAAACAGTGAACAGCTCTCCATATGATGATGGTTGGTTTTATAAAGTTAAGCCCAGCGATGTATCGGAATTGGATGCGCATATGTCTGCAGACGAGTATAAAGCTCAAATCGAAGAGTAA
- the gcvT gene encoding glycine cleavage system aminomethyltransferase GcvT, whose protein sequence is MLKETVLVAAHKAMGGKLVDFGGWNMPVNYGSQIDEHNAVRTDAGMFDVSHMTIVDLKGEQAKEYLQFLLANDVDRLTLPGKALYSGMINGLGGVVDDLIVYLMEEGYRLVVNCATRGKDLMWMNAQSEGFDIELVERDDLAMIAVQGPNARAKVDGILNDASLADLKVFQGVGLKGGTDWFVARTGYTGEDGYEIMLPNAEAEGFWQQLAEAGVAPCGLGARDTLRLEAGMNLYGHEMDDDTSPLVANMGWTIAWEPQDRDFIGRKELEAEKAAGVKYKLVGLLLKERGVLRSGQEVVVEGVEDKGVITSGTFSPTLGYSIALARVPNVDIAGQKVEVLVRNKRLPVEVTKPCFVRNGSKLV, encoded by the coding sequence ATGTTGAAAGAAACGGTTTTGGTTGCAGCGCATAAAGCGATGGGCGGCAAGTTGGTGGATTTTGGTGGTTGGAATATGCCCGTCAATTATGGTTCGCAGATAGATGAACATAATGCTGTGCGTACTGACGCTGGAATGTTTGACGTGTCTCACATGACGATTGTTGACCTGAAGGGAGAGCAGGCCAAGGAGTATTTGCAGTTTCTTTTGGCAAACGATGTGGACCGGTTAACCCTTCCCGGTAAGGCGCTGTACTCCGGCATGATTAATGGTTTGGGTGGTGTTGTTGATGATTTGATTGTTTACCTGATGGAAGAGGGGTACAGGTTGGTGGTGAACTGTGCAACCCGGGGCAAAGACCTGATGTGGATGAACGCGCAGTCTGAGGGTTTTGATATTGAGCTTGTGGAGCGTGATGATTTGGCGATGATTGCGGTTCAGGGGCCGAATGCCAGAGCTAAGGTGGATGGCATTCTTAACGATGCTTCTTTGGCGGATTTGAAGGTGTTTCAAGGGGTAGGCCTCAAGGGTGGTACGGATTGGTTTGTTGCCCGTACCGGTTACACCGGGGAAGATGGGTATGAAATTATGTTGCCAAATGCGGAAGCAGAAGGTTTTTGGCAGCAATTGGCAGAAGCGGGTGTTGCCCCGTGTGGCCTGGGTGCTAGGGATACGCTACGCTTGGAAGCTGGAATGAATTTGTATGGTCATGAAATGGATGACGACACGTCGCCATTGGTGGCAAATATGGGCTGGACTATTGCCTGGGAGCCTCAAGACCGGGATTTTATAGGTCGTAAAGAGCTTGAGGCGGAAAAAGCGGCAGGGGTGAAATACAAACTTGTTGGTTTGTTGCTTAAGGAGCGCGGTGTGTTACGTTCTGGCCAGGAAGTGGTCGTGGAAGGGGTTGAGGACAAAGGTGTCATTACTAGCGGAACCTTTTCTCCTACCCTCGGTTATTCCATTGCTTTGGCTCGTGTCCCCAATGTTGATATTGCTGGTCAAAAAGTCGAAGTATTGGTGCGCAACAAACGTTTACCTGTAGAGGTGACTAAACCTTGTTTCGTGCGAAATGGCAGCAAACTGGTATAG
- the mutY gene encoding A/G-specific adenine glycosylase: MPDTQFAQRLLRWFDQHGRKDLPWQKDITPYRVWLSEIMLQQTQVETVIPYFERFTQKYPDFESLAQAKQDDVLHLWTGLGYYARARNLHKCAQIVAEEYQGNMPADVEQLVTLPGIGRSTAGAIASIAFKQVAPILDGNVKRVLTRFYAVEGWPGEKKIENALWEKAELNTPCKRTHDYTQAIMDLGATLCTRSKPRCEECPMQQDCQAYAQGKPTAYPGKKPKKEKPVKQTQMLMLQSPEGKLLLHQRPAQGIWGGLWSFEELDMETDASEHLLTRYHNKIDIQRWPSFNHVFSHYTLVIHPILVRINKTPDEVRDDNRQLWYNPHKPKSIGLAAPVKKLIDQIKTLSEEFTLE, encoded by the coding sequence ATGCCAGACACGCAATTTGCCCAACGTCTATTACGCTGGTTTGACCAACACGGCCGCAAAGACCTGCCGTGGCAAAAAGACATCACCCCCTACCGGGTGTGGCTATCAGAAATAATGCTGCAACAAACCCAAGTAGAAACCGTCATCCCCTACTTTGAGCGCTTTACCCAGAAATACCCGGACTTCGAAAGCCTTGCCCAAGCAAAGCAAGATGACGTTCTGCACCTGTGGACAGGCCTGGGTTACTACGCCCGCGCCAGAAACCTACACAAGTGTGCCCAAATTGTGGCCGAAGAATACCAAGGCAATATGCCAGCAGACGTTGAACAACTGGTAACCTTGCCCGGCATAGGCCGTTCGACCGCGGGCGCCATTGCCAGCATCGCCTTTAAACAAGTGGCTCCCATTCTGGACGGTAACGTAAAGCGAGTACTCACTCGCTTCTATGCAGTCGAAGGCTGGCCTGGAGAAAAGAAAATCGAAAACGCGCTATGGGAAAAAGCCGAACTCAATACCCCCTGCAAGCGCACCCATGACTACACCCAAGCCATCATGGACCTCGGTGCAACCCTCTGCACGCGCAGCAAACCCCGCTGCGAAGAATGCCCAATGCAACAGGACTGCCAAGCCTACGCACAAGGCAAACCCACAGCCTACCCAGGTAAAAAACCCAAAAAAGAAAAACCCGTAAAACAAACACAAATGCTGATGCTGCAATCCCCTGAAGGCAAACTACTACTGCATCAACGGCCAGCCCAAGGCATATGGGGCGGACTCTGGAGCTTTGAAGAACTGGACATGGAAACCGATGCAAGTGAACACCTACTTACTCGATATCACAACAAGATAGACATACAACGATGGCCGAGCTTCAACCACGTATTCAGCCATTACACTCTGGTTATCCACCCCATACTAGTGCGCATCAACAAAACCCCGGACGAAGTGCGGGACGATAACCGACAACTCTGGTATAACCCACACAAACCAAAATCCATCGGCCTCGCCGCACCGGTGAAAAAACTGATCGACCAAATTAAAACCCTGAGCGAAGAATTTACCCTGGAGTAA
- a CDS encoding oxidative damage protection protein, translating to MTRTVFCRKYQKELPGLDLPPLPGAAGQNIFENVSTQAWKEWLSHQTMLINEKQLNMMDLTARAYLTEQREKFLSGDDYEKAEGYVPPKE from the coding sequence ATGACACGCACCGTATTCTGTCGCAAATACCAAAAAGAACTGCCCGGCCTCGACCTACCACCACTCCCCGGCGCAGCGGGACAAAACATCTTCGAAAACGTATCCACCCAAGCCTGGAAAGAATGGCTCAGCCACCAAACCATGCTCATCAACGAAAAACAACTCAACATGATGGACCTTACCGCCCGCGCTTACCTCACCGAACAACGGGAAAAATTCCTTAGCGGCGACGACTACGAAAAAGCCGAAGGCTACGTTCCGCCTAAAGAATAA
- a CDS encoding PEP-CTERM sorting domain-containing protein, translating to MFRNIWISCLILFSSAATAAPISYQFSGEVFQSYFDNSNGNSPFSGASFTGGITIDSEAAVNAGSYLSSTRFSGLVTDFSLSFDYQGGTYDYQPYLESIPGSWAGSYSALWAEGNEGFEFRQNNYPSSTGNSGEFGPSGEIPDDYYVNGYYPHSLTFSSRASGMDLLDEMSASLANFDLEELFNQVPATIIDFRFTDPNHPDWQNGREHVAGSVFGQLTSLVKVPEPGSIALLFIGAIAVFASRRKFFSK from the coding sequence ATGTTTAGAAATATTTGGATTTCATGTCTAATTTTATTCAGCTCGGCTGCAACAGCAGCGCCTATTTCCTACCAATTTTCCGGAGAGGTATTCCAATCCTATTTTGATAATTCCAACGGAAATTCGCCTTTTTCCGGAGCCAGTTTTACTGGTGGCATTACCATCGACTCCGAAGCAGCCGTAAATGCAGGCTCATATTTGTCATCCACCCGGTTCTCAGGGCTTGTTACAGACTTTTCGTTATCGTTCGACTACCAAGGCGGTACATATGATTACCAGCCCTACCTCGAATCGATACCGGGTTCCTGGGCAGGCAGCTATTCTGCCTTATGGGCTGAAGGCAATGAGGGATTTGAGTTTAGACAAAACAACTACCCCAGTTCAACAGGAAATTCTGGAGAATTTGGACCTTCAGGTGAGATTCCTGATGATTATTATGTAAATGGATATTACCCACATTCTTTGACTTTTAGTTCCAGAGCATCCGGGATGGATCTTCTCGACGAGATGAGTGCAAGTCTAGCGAATTTTGATCTGGAAGAATTATTCAATCAGGTACCGGCCACAATAATTGATTTTAGATTTACTGACCCTAACCACCCCGACTGGCAAAACGGGAGAGAGCATGTAGCTGGATCAGTCTTTGGTCAACTTACGTCTTTAGTGAAAGTTCCTGAGCCTGGATCGATAGCACTACTATTTATCGGCGCGATTGCAGTTTTCGCCTCAAGAAGAAAGTTCTTTAGCAAGTAA